The Pseudarthrobacter sp. BIM B-2242 region GGCTCATAACGACAGTTAGCGCTACCTAGTTGGGATGCCAGGCCGCGGGTTCTTAGGCTGCTGTCACCGGGACAGGCACGGGGTCATTGTCAGTCTTGTCCTTCCGGATCGTCGCGCTGATAGCGGCGGCGATGGTGCACATGGCCGCGGCCCCGAACCAGGCGTAGGTGTACTCGCCGGTGGCATCACGGATGGCACCGGCGCCCAGGGCAGCTGCAGCCGCACCCAGCTGATGTGCAGCGAAGACCCACCCGAACACCACGCTGCCGTCCGCCCCGAACGTCTTGCGGCAGATCGCTGCGGTGGGCGGGACCGTGGCCACCCAGTCCAGGCCATAAATCACCACAAACACGATCATGCTCGGCTGGACGGTGGCGCTCAGGAGCAGCGGCAGCACCAGCAGCCCGATCCCCCGGAACTGGTAGTAGACGGCCAGCAGGACTTTGGGGTTGTAGCGGTCGGTCAGCCAGCCGGAGGCGATGGTTCCCACGATGTCGAAGATCCCGACGACGGCGAGCAGGCCCGCTGCGGTGGTTTGGGGCATGCCGTGGTCGTGCGCGGAGGGGATGAAGTGGGTGCCGATCAGGCCGTTTGTGGTGGCGCCGCAGATCGCGAAGCCGGCTACCAGCGCCCAGAACGTCCGCTCCCGGCTGGCCCGTTTGAGGATCTGAAGGGCGCGCACGGCAGCGTTGCTGCTGCGTCCGCTGTCCGCGGCAGGGGACGCAGCAGCGGCCGACGCTGCCGCTCCCTCCTCAGGAGCGGGTTCCCCGTATGGCAGGGCGCCGACGTCGGCCGGTGAGTTCTTGAGGAACTTCAGCACCAGCGGAACCACGGCGAGTGCGCCGGCGGCGATCAACAGCGAGGCCTGCCGCCAGCCCGGATCCTGGGCCAGCATGGCGATGAATGGCAGGAACACAAGCTGGCCCGCAGCGCTCCCGGCGGTCAGGATACCGATGACCAGGCCACGGCTCTTGGAGAACCACGTATTGGCGATGGTGGCGGCGAAGACGAGCGCCATGGAGCCCGTGCCCAGCCCGATCAGCAGGCCCCACGTGAGCAGGATCTGCCAGGACTGATTAACCAGGACAGTCAGCGCACTGCCGGCACCGATCATCACCAGGGCGGTGGCGGTGACGGCACGGATCCCGAAGCGTTCCATCAGGGCCGCGGCGAACGGGGCGGTCAGGCCGAACAGCACGAGGTTGATGCTGACTGCTGCCGAGAGCACGGTGGTGGACCAGCCGAACTCCTGCTGCAGCGGCACCATCAGGACACCCGGTGCGGCCCGGAATCCGGCGGCGCCGACCAATGTCAGGAAGGCAACGGCCGCGACGATCCAGGCCGGGTGCAGGCGGCGGCGCCGGCGCGATTTCGTGACTCTCATGCGGCGGCCGTGGCGAGGTTGATGGGGGCTTCCGAGCGGGTAAGGCTGTGCCAGCTGGTGTTGGCGGCCGTGAGCCGTTCCCCGCAATGGGTGCACGTGTCAGCCGAACCGGTCCGTTGCCCGCAGCCGGTATGGATCACGAACATGTGTGCCTCCGCTGAGGGTGCCGGGAGGTGCTTTTCGGACCACATCACCACGGCGTTCAGCACCGGAAGCGCATCCTCACCCATGGACGTCAGGACGTACTCCTGACGGGGCCGGCCGCCGTCGTCATAGGTCCTTTTGGCCAGCAGGCCGGCCTCCACCAGCCCTGTCAGGCGCTTGGTGAGTACGGAGTCAGCCACCGCCAGCCGGGACTTCATGGCGTCGAAGCGCCCGTTGCCAAAGAAGACCTCGCGGAGCACCAGCATGCTCCAGGGGTCGCCCAGGATGTCGAGGCCGCGTGCCATGCTGCAGGAGCGTTGGGACCAGTCGGATCGGAGTGCCATAAAGGCACCCTAGCTAACTTTCTTCAAGAAAGCCAGGGTGCCTTTATCAGCGGCGACAGAGTTATTTCAGGAAGGTAAACGCGTGCTCCAGGTCCGCGATGAGGTCCTCGATGTCCTCGATGCCGCAGGACAGCCGGATGAGGTTGACCGGGACGGCCAGCTCCGTGCCCTTGACCGAGGCGTGGGTCATCTCCGACGGATAGTTCATCAGCGATTCGATGCCGCCCAAGGACTCGGCCAGGGTGAACACGGAGGTGTTTTCCGCGACGGTGCGGGCCGCTGCTTCGCCGCCCTTGAACTGGACGGACACCATACCGCCGAACTTCTTCATTTGCTTTTTGGCCAGATCGTGGCCGGGGTGCGACGGCAGGCCCGGGTACAGGACGGCCTCCACCTCGGGGCGCTCAAGCAGCCATTCGGCCACGGCCTGGCCGTTGTCGCTGTGCCGGTCCATGCGCACGCCGAGCGTCTTCAGGCCGCGGGTGGTGAGGAAGGCGTCCATCGGGCCGGAAATCGCGCCGACGGCGAACTGGACAAAGCCGATCTTTTCCGCGAGGTCCGCGTCCTTGACCACAATTGCGCCGCCCACTACGTCGGAGTGGCCGCCAATGTATTTGGTGGTGGAGTGGACCACAACGTCGGCACCCAGGGCGAGCGGGGTCTGCAGGTAGGGCGACGCGAAGGTGTTGTCGACCACGAGGAGGGCCCCGGCGTCGTGCGCCACCTTGGCGAGTGCCTCGATGTCGGTGATCTTCATCAGCGGGTTGGAGGGGGTCTCCACCCACACGAAGCGGGTCTTGTTCGCCGCCACGGCAGAGCGCACAGCGTCCAGGTCCGCCATGTCCACGGGGGTGTTGCCGATCCCCCAGTCGCCAAGGACGCGGCTGATGAGCCGGTACGTGCCGCCGTAGGCGTCGTTGCCGAGGACGATGTGGTCCCCGGGCCGGGTCAGCGCCCGGATCAGGGAGTCCTCCGCCGCGAGGCCGGAGCTGAAGGAGTAGGCGTGGGTGCCGCCTTCGAGCGCGGCGAGCTGCTCCTGCAGCGCATCACGGGTGGGGTTGGTGCCGCGGCCGTATTCGTAGCCGTCGCGGAGTCCGCCGATCCCGTCCTGGGCGTAGGTGGAGCTGAAGTGGACGGGCGGGACCACGGCACCGGTGCGGGGCTCGAAGGCCTGGCCTGCGTGGACGGCGCGGGTGTTGAAGCCCTGGTTTTCAGAGGCAGTCATGGTGCTCCTTCGAAGCTAGTTGCTGAGGTAGGCGAGGAGGTCGTGGCGGGTGAGGATGCCCACCGGGGCGCCAACGAAGGTCACCATCACGGTGTCCACGTCGGAGAGCAGCTCCCGGGCGGCGGAAATGGTTTCCAGCGAGCCGATGACCGGCAGCCGCTCCCCCATGTGCTCAGAAATCTTGTCCGTCAGCTTCGCTTCGCCGCGGAACAGCTTGGACGTCAGGGTCCGCTCATCCACGGCGCCGAGGACCTCGCCCATCACCACGGGCGGTTCCTGGGAGAGGACCGGGATATGGCTGACGCCGAATTCATTCATGATGTTGATGACATCGCGGACGGTCTCATTGGGGTGGATATGCACCAGGTCCGGCAGTTCGCCGTTCTTGGTCTTGATGACCTCGCCCACTGACGCTTCCTCGCCGCCGGACAGGAAGCCGTAGGAACGCATCCACTGGTCGTTGAAGATCTTGGCAAGGTAGCCGCGGCC contains the following coding sequences:
- a CDS encoding MFS transporter, translated to MRVTKSRRRRRLHPAWIVAAVAFLTLVGAAGFRAAPGVLMVPLQQEFGWSTTVLSAAVSINLVLFGLTAPFAAALMERFGIRAVTATALVMIGAGSALTVLVNQSWQILLTWGLLIGLGTGSMALVFAATIANTWFSKSRGLVIGILTAGSAAGQLVFLPFIAMLAQDPGWRQASLLIAAGALAVVPLVLKFLKNSPADVGALPYGEPAPEEGAAASAAAASPAADSGRSSNAAVRALQILKRASRERTFWALVAGFAICGATTNGLIGTHFIPSAHDHGMPQTTAAGLLAVVGIFDIVGTIASGWLTDRYNPKVLLAVYYQFRGIGLLVLPLLLSATVQPSMIVFVVIYGLDWVATVPPTAAICRKTFGADGSVVFGWVFAAHQLGAAAAALGAGAIRDATGEYTYAWFGAAAMCTIAAAISATIRKDKTDNDPVPVPVTAA
- a CDS encoding helix-turn-helix domain-containing protein — its product is MALRSDWSQRSCSMARGLDILGDPWSMLVLREVFFGNGRFDAMKSRLAVADSVLTKRLTGLVEAGLLAKRTYDDGGRPRQEYVLTSMGEDALPVLNAVVMWSEKHLPAPSAEAHMFVIHTGCGQRTGSADTCTHCGERLTAANTSWHSLTRSEAPINLATAAA
- a CDS encoding cystathionine gamma-synthase — protein: MTASENQGFNTRAVHAGQAFEPRTGAVVPPVHFSSTYAQDGIGGLRDGYEYGRGTNPTRDALQEQLAALEGGTHAYSFSSGLAAEDSLIRALTRPGDHIVLGNDAYGGTYRLISRVLGDWGIGNTPVDMADLDAVRSAVAANKTRFVWVETPSNPLMKITDIEALAKVAHDAGALLVVDNTFASPYLQTPLALGADVVVHSTTKYIGGHSDVVGGAIVVKDADLAEKIGFVQFAVGAISGPMDAFLTTRGLKTLGVRMDRHSDNGQAVAEWLLERPEVEAVLYPGLPSHPGHDLAKKQMKKFGGMVSVQFKGGEAAARTVAENTSVFTLAESLGGIESLMNYPSEMTHASVKGTELAVPVNLIRLSCGIEDIEDLIADLEHAFTFLK